A genomic segment from Capillibacterium thermochitinicola encodes:
- a CDS encoding HD domain-containing protein, with protein sequence MTKTINREAALALYKKYNQDESLFRHALAVEAVMRHFAALFGEDEEKWGIIGLIHDLDYERYPDQHCIKVREILTGEGWPEEYIRAVQSHGWGICSDVEPVERMENVLYTIDELTGLITAAALVRPSKSVLDLEVKSVKKKWKDKAFAAGVNREVIEKGAARLGMALDEVIKETIAGMRKVAAEIGLQGNL encoded by the coding sequence ATGACCAAAACGATTAACCGGGAAGCGGCCTTAGCGTTGTATAAAAAGTATAACCAGGACGAAAGTCTTTTCCGGCATGCCCTGGCGGTGGAAGCGGTGATGCGCCATTTTGCCGCTCTTTTTGGAGAAGACGAGGAGAAATGGGGGATTATCGGCTTAATCCACGACCTGGATTACGAACGTTATCCCGACCAGCACTGTATCAAAGTGAGAGAAATCCTGACCGGCGAAGGCTGGCCGGAGGAATACATCCGCGCCGTGCAGAGCCATGGGTGGGGGATCTGCTCCGATGTGGAACCGGTGGAACGGATGGAGAACGTGCTTTACACCATTGACGAACTAACCGGTCTGATTACCGCTGCGGCTTTGGTCCGGCCGAGTAAGAGTGTTTTGGATTTGGAAGTAAAGTCGGTCAAGAAAAAGTGGAAAGACAAGGCCTTTGCGGCGGGGGTTAACCGCGAAGTCATCGAAAAGGGAGCCGCGCGGCTGGGAATGGCGTTGGATGAGGTGATTAAAGAGACCATAGCCGGCATGCGGAAGGTGGCGGCGGAGATTGGCCTCCAGGGTAATTTGTGA
- the gtfA gene encoding sucrose phosphorylase, translating to MTFKNEIVLITYPDSMGRNLKELREILIKYCQGVVGGVHLLPFFPSSADRGFAPLTYEEVDPKFGTWDDIQALGAHFYLIFDFMINHLSRQSVFFQDFKRKKDQSEYAELFIRYKDFWPGGEPSPEEVDLIYKRKPRAPYTTVRFHDGTEEKIWCTFTDEQIDINVNTAVGKKFIRDSLRFLVEKGAAVIRLDAFAYTTKKVGTNCFFVEPEVWALLTEVEALLKPHGVALLPEIHEHYSIQLKLAEKGYWVYDFALPMLLLHALYFGTNKRLINWLKICPRQQFTTLDTHDGIGVVDVRDLLSEEEIEQTQNYLYANGANVKRIYSSTVYNNLDIYQINCTYYSALGNNDQAYLLARAIQFFTPGIPQVYYVGLLAGENDIELLEKTKVGRDINRHNYTKEEVEANLARPVVQKLFALMRFRNTYPAFQGDFRCEPIGEEALALTWQKDEYKTTLTANLKTHEFRIVYFDPQQGRDCPVSLGSG from the coding sequence TTGACGTTCAAAAACGAGATCGTACTTATTACTTATCCTGATAGCATGGGGAGAAACCTCAAAGAGTTAAGGGAGATCTTAATCAAATACTGCCAGGGTGTTGTGGGGGGTGTTCATCTGCTGCCTTTTTTTCCATCCTCCGCGGACCGCGGCTTTGCCCCTCTTACCTATGAGGAAGTAGATCCGAAGTTTGGGACCTGGGATGATATTCAAGCGTTAGGTGCCCATTTTTACCTGATTTTTGATTTTATGATCAATCATCTTTCCCGCCAATCAGTTTTTTTCCAGGATTTCAAAAGGAAGAAAGATCAGTCGGAATACGCCGAATTATTCATCAGGTACAAGGATTTTTGGCCCGGGGGTGAACCCAGTCCAGAAGAGGTTGACTTGATTTATAAAAGGAAGCCCAGAGCACCATATACGACGGTGCGGTTTCACGATGGGACGGAAGAGAAAATCTGGTGTACCTTTACGGATGAGCAAATTGATATAAATGTCAATACCGCGGTCGGCAAGAAATTTATCCGTGATTCCCTGCGTTTTCTGGTGGAGAAGGGTGCCGCCGTGATTCGGCTTGATGCTTTTGCTTATACAACGAAAAAAGTGGGGACCAACTGTTTTTTTGTGGAACCGGAAGTTTGGGCTTTATTAACGGAAGTCGAGGCTCTGCTCAAACCTCACGGAGTTGCGCTTTTACCGGAAATCCATGAGCATTACTCGATTCAATTGAAATTAGCGGAGAAAGGATACTGGGTCTATGATTTTGCCCTGCCCATGTTGTTACTGCATGCGCTCTACTTCGGAACCAACAAAAGACTGATCAATTGGTTAAAAATCTGCCCGCGCCAACAGTTTACGACGCTGGATACTCACGATGGGATCGGGGTGGTGGATGTCAGGGATCTGTTGAGCGAAGAAGAGATCGAACAGACCCAAAATTATCTTTACGCCAACGGAGCCAACGTCAAAAGGATCTATAGTTCTACCGTCTATAATAACCTGGATATTTACCAGATTAATTGTACTTATTATTCGGCTTTGGGCAACAATGATCAGGCTTATTTACTTGCGCGGGCCATTCAGTTTTTCACGCCCGGGATTCCGCAAGTCTATTATGTCGGTTTACTCGCCGGGGAAAATGATATTGAACTGCTGGAAAAGACCAAAGTGGGGAGAGACATTAACCGGCATAACTATACCAAGGAGGAGGTTGAAGCGAATTTAGCCCGCCCGGTGGTCCAAAAGCTCTTCGCCTTAATGCGGTTTCGCAATACCTATCCCGCCTTTCAAGGCGATTTTCGTTGCGAGCCGATCGGTGAAGAAGCGTTGGCGCTTACCTGGCAAAAGGACGAGTATAAAACGACATTAACGGCTAATCTGAAAACCCATGAGTTCCGGATCGTTTATTTTGATCCGCAACAGGGGCGGGATTGTCCAGTTTCTTTGGGCAGCGGTTAA
- a CDS encoding DNA adenine methylase, producing MRPFLKWAGGKGQLLKALAARLPEPIKESKAIPRYLEPFVGGGAMFFYLKSHYRIGEAYLFDINPDLILCYKVLQERPRDLIAQLGEIAVAFGQKSADERRAFYYEIRARFNRQRQALDRQVFNRAWIERACLLIFLNKTCYNGLYRLNQKGEFNVPYGRYKNPRFYEPENLMAIHYALQDTHLICGDFEKAGEFVTKGSFVYLDPPYRPLTATASFTAYSRHGFSDRDQQRLAAFYKEMDRKGAFLMLSNSDPKNEDATDHFFETLYQGYQIERVPANRSINRDARKRGAINELIIRNY from the coding sequence ATGCGTCCCTTTCTGAAATGGGCCGGCGGCAAAGGCCAATTACTGAAGGCCTTGGCCGCCCGCTTACCGGAACCAATCAAGGAATCCAAAGCGATCCCCCGCTATCTCGAACCTTTCGTCGGCGGCGGGGCGATGTTTTTTTATTTAAAATCCCATTACCGGATCGGCGAGGCCTATTTGTTTGACATCAACCCCGATTTGATCCTCTGCTACAAAGTGTTGCAAGAGCGGCCGCGCGACCTGATCGCGCAATTGGGAGAAATCGCCGTTGCCTTCGGGCAAAAGAGCGCGGACGAACGGAGAGCCTTCTACTACGAAATCCGGGCCCGCTTCAACCGGCAGCGCCAGGCGTTGGACCGGCAAGTTTTCAACCGGGCTTGGATTGAACGGGCTTGCCTGCTCATTTTCTTAAACAAAACCTGTTATAACGGGTTATACCGCCTGAACCAAAAGGGTGAGTTTAACGTGCCGTACGGGCGTTATAAAAACCCCCGCTTCTACGAGCCGGAGAATTTGATGGCGATCCACTATGCTTTACAGGACACCCACCTGATCTGCGGGGACTTTGAAAAGGCCGGTGAGTTTGTGACCAAAGGCAGTTTTGTCTACCTTGACCCGCCCTACCGCCCGTTAACCGCCACCGCGAGCTTCACCGCCTATTCCCGCCACGGCTTTTCCGACCGGGACCAGCAAAGACTAGCCGCCTTTTATAAAGAAATGGACCGGAAAGGAGCATTCCTGATGCTCAGCAACTCCGATCCAAAGAACGAAGACGCCACCGACCATTTCTTTGAAACTCTCTACCAGGGTTATCAGATCGAGCGGGTCCCCGCCAACCGTTCCATCAACCGCGACGCCCGGAAACGGGGTGCCATTAACGAGTTGATCATCCGGAATTATTAG
- a CDS encoding LacI family DNA-binding transcriptional regulator — MPTIKDVAEKAGVTVTTVSRVLNNRGYISEATRKKVYKAMEELNYQPNELARSLFRGKSQLLGLIIPTVAHPFFAELAASIEAYAHAKGYKVLLCNSQLNREKEKEYIEMLKRHQVAGIIMASHTMEVDEFAKVKLPLVTFDRRIGANIPYVSSDNYQGGQLATNLLIDKGCRKIAHVCGNLSLNMLANKRNEAFVDTARERGVEYYTIQTEINVFETKQYELLIRDLFNEHPDLDGIFANSDLMAVSAIKVCSLLKKRIPHDVRIVGYDDTNIASLVLPQITSIRQPIEQMSALAIDLLIRQMNKEQISVDNILPVILHERETT; from the coding sequence ATGCCGACAATTAAAGATGTAGCGGAGAAAGCAGGAGTTACTGTTACTACTGTTTCACGGGTCCTCAACAACCGGGGCTATATTAGTGAAGCCACGCGCAAAAAAGTATATAAAGCAATGGAAGAATTGAACTATCAACCGAATGAACTCGCCCGTTCCTTGTTTCGCGGGAAATCCCAGTTACTTGGGTTAATCATCCCGACGGTCGCCCACCCGTTTTTTGCGGAATTAGCCGCATCCATCGAAGCATATGCCCACGCCAAAGGCTATAAAGTCCTTCTCTGCAATTCTCAACTGAACCGGGAAAAAGAGAAGGAATATATTGAGATGCTGAAAAGGCACCAAGTCGCCGGAATTATCATGGCCAGTCATACGATGGAAGTTGATGAATTTGCCAAGGTAAAATTGCCGCTTGTTACTTTTGACCGCAGGATTGGTGCGAATATTCCCTATGTGTCTTCGGATAACTATCAAGGCGGCCAACTGGCCACCAATTTGTTGATTGATAAGGGATGCCGAAAGATTGCCCATGTCTGTGGTAATCTTAGCCTTAATATGCTGGCGAATAAACGAAATGAAGCTTTTGTGGACACGGCGCGGGAACGCGGGGTTGAATATTACACGATTCAAACGGAGATTAATGTTTTCGAGACCAAGCAGTATGAACTTTTAATAAGAGATTTATTTAATGAACATCCAGATTTGGATGGGATTTTTGCCAATAGTGATCTGATGGCGGTCAGTGCGATTAAAGTCTGCTCCCTCCTAAAAAAGCGAATACCGCATGATGTACGGATTGTGGGTTATGATGATACGAATATTGCTTCTTTAGTCTTACCGCAAATTACCTCGATCCGACAGCCGATTGAGCAGATGAGTGCCTTGGCCATCGATCTCTTGATCCGGCAGATGAACAAGGAACAGATTTCAGTCGATAATATTCTTCCGGTAATTTTACATGAAAGAGAAACAACATGA
- the yfcE gene encoding phosphodiesterase has translation MRIGVISDTHGSVSAWRKAYDQFLHQTDLIIHCGDLLYHGPRNPLPDEYKPNELCTLFNTLEKPIVFVRGNCDAEVDQMILDHPIEAPYAHLITPRWRILVHHGHRDRLPAKTKNFYNLIISGHTHLPSVKQENGVVYLNPGSPALPKNEPQAPTIAVVDEEAIVIWNIDTKEAVQRLACPKTNA, from the coding sequence ATGCGCATTGGCGTTATCAGCGACACCCACGGTTCGGTCAGCGCCTGGCGGAAAGCCTACGACCAATTTTTACACCAGACCGACCTGATTATCCACTGCGGTGATCTCCTCTACCACGGACCGCGGAACCCGCTCCCCGACGAATATAAGCCAAATGAATTATGTACGCTGTTCAACACGCTGGAGAAGCCCATTGTTTTCGTGCGGGGAAATTGCGACGCCGAAGTTGACCAGATGATCCTCGACCACCCCATCGAAGCGCCCTATGCCCATCTTATCACCCCGCGCTGGCGGATCCTGGTCCACCACGGCCACCGTGACCGGCTCCCCGCCAAAACAAAAAACTTTTATAATCTGATCATCTCCGGCCATACGCACCTCCCGTCGGTCAAACAAGAAAACGGCGTGGTTTACTTAAACCCCGGCAGCCCCGCCCTGCCGAAAAACGAACCGCAGGCGCCGACCATTGCCGTCGTTGACGAAGAGGCGATTGTGATCTGGAATATCGACACCAAGGAAGCTGTGCAAAGGTTGGCTTGTCCCAAGACAAACGCATAA